CGCCGCATCCAGGCCATGCTCCACGAGATGCTGGCAGCGCGCGAATCGCTCTTCTGAGCCACAGAACAGCACGGAGTGCGCGACAAATTTGTGGGTAACGTGGTTCGGTGTTATGGCCGTCGTTCCCGCGAAAGCGGGAATCCAGTTTGGCGTTTGGCGCTATGGACAAGCAGTTCTGCGTTTACATCCTGGCCAGCAAACGGAACGGCACGCTGTACATTGGGGTGACCTCACAGCTGGCAACGCGGGTGTGGCAGCATAAGAGCAA
The window above is part of the Deltaproteobacteria bacterium genome. Proteins encoded here:
- a CDS encoding GIY-YIG nuclease family protein, producing MDKQFCVYILASKRNGTLYIGVTSQLATRVWQHKS